In the genome of Candidatus Kinetoplastibacterium desouzaii TCC079E, the window ATCTTATATTTGCAACAAATTCACCAATAGTTTTTATATGATCTACTGATAGAATTATTTGAGATTTATTAATATCAAAGCCTAATTTCTTTAAATGTTCAGATACATCAATACTGCTAACTGAACCGAAAAGCCTACCATCAACGCTTGTTTTTTGAGGAATTAATAACTTCAAACCAGATAATTTATTGCTAATGTTGGTAGCATTATTAAATTTTTCTAATTGTATTTTTTCTAATTCAATTCTTTTATTTTCAAATTCTTGAATAGCTTTCTTAGTAGCACGACGTGCTATTTTTTTAGGAATTAGAAAATTTCTTGCATACCCATCTTTTACTCGTACTATATCACCTAGATTACCTAGTGTCGAAATTTTCTCTAATAAAATGATTTCCATATTAACTCACACAATTATTTATGATTATCTGTATAAGGCAACAAAGCTAAGAAACGTGCTCTTTTAATAGCTATTCCTAATTGACGCTGAT includes:
- the rplI gene encoding 50S ribosomal protein L9; its protein translation is MEIILLEKISTLGNLGDIVRVKDGYARNFLIPKKIARRATKKAIQEFENKRIELEKIQLEKFNNATNISNKLSGLKLLIPQKTSVDGRLFGSVSSIDVSEHLKKLGFDINKSQIILSVDHIKTIGEFVANIRLHPDVSVEITLVVSKQDS